agtccaaaagtctgttctttatatctgtgtctctttcgctgtctcacatacagggtcatcattaccatctttctaaattccatatatatacattaatattctgtactggtgtgttttttttttctgacttacttcactctgtataataggcttcagtttcatccacctcattagaactgattgaatgcattctttttaatagctgagtaatattccagtgtgtatatgtaccatgactttcttatccattcttctgctgatggacatcaaggttgcttccatatcctggctgttgtatacagtgctgcgatgaacactggggtacatgtgtctctttcaattctggtttcctcagtgtgtatgcccagcagtgggattgctgggtcatatggcagttctatttccagtttttgttttttttttctgacacattgtcttattttattcaaatagcaGTCTGTTCACACATGGTCCAAGAACACTtgaataataaagcaaatataatcaCATGTTAAAAATTGGTCTTCAAACATCATAGCCAATGATGCCACGCTTGCCTATGATTTCGCCAACATAAAACCACATCCACACCTCAGTGGCCACCAAACCATTCAGTAGAGCTTCCTTAACAGTGAGCTGTTTGAAGCTACCGGTTTTAGCActgttgataatttttttcaagCTCTGAATTGATGTAGGGATCTCAGCAGGGGTTGGAGGAACCAGCTCAACCTTGGCATAGTACCAAAATGTGGCCAATCGAGGCTTCGAGTAAGTCACAGCAGTGTTGACCAGCGCCAGGGCCTTCTCCGGGAGGTTACGGACAAACTGGGCCATGGTGCTAGGATGGAGAGCCCGTCGCCCCGACTGGCTGGCTGAATGTCACCCACCCGGAAgggctatttccagtttttaaaggaatctccacactgttctacatagtggctgtgctagtctgcattcccaccaacagtgtaagagggttcctttttctccacaccctctccagcatttatttattgtttgtagactttttgatagcagctattctgactggcatgagatggtacctcattgtggctttgatttgcatgtctctgatagtgatgttgagcatcttttcatgtgtttgttagccatctctatgtcttctttggagaaatgtctatttagttctttggcccattttttgactgggttatttatttttctggtattgagctgcatgagctgcttgtatatttttgagattaattctttgtcagttgcttcgtttgcaattattttctcccattctgaaggctgtcttttcaccttgcttatagtttacttcgttgtgcaaaagcttttgagtttaattaggtcccatttgtttatttttgcttttactgccATTATTCTggtaggtgggtcatagaggatcctgctgtgatttatgtcagagagtgttttgcctatgttttcctctaggagttttatactttctggtcttacatttagatctttaatccattttgagtttatttttgtgtatagtattagaaagtgttctagtttcattcttttacaggtggctgaccaattttcccagaaccacttgttaaagagattgtcttttctccattgtatattcttgcctcctttgtcaaagataaggtgtccataggtgcgtggatttatctctgggctttctattttgttctattgctctatatttctgtctttgtgccagtaccatactgtcttgatgactgtaactttgtagtatagtctcaagtcaggcaggttgattcctccagttccattcttctttctcaagattgctttggctatttgaggttttttgtatttccatacaaattgtgaaattatttgtgctagttctgtgaaaaatactgttggtagcttgatagggactgcactgaatctatagattgctttggggagtatactcattttcactatattgattcttccaatccatgaacatggtatatttccccatctatttgtgtcacctttgatttctttcatcagtgtttagttttctatatataggtcttttgtggcttgtgggatcttagttccccaaccatgggctgaacctgcacccttggcagtgacagcacagagtcctaaccactggaccaccagggaaatccccagatAGACCCAATCTTATGTGTCCATCCCAAGTACACTTCCAGTGTAAAGGCCCTCTCACTACCTGATAGTACTCTATCCCTCTCTTGGGTTTCCATAACATAGTTATCTTTGTCACTGTACTTTTCTCATTCTGCTTGTTTATAAGTGTGCTAGACTCTTGAAGGCAGACAAAGAGTCTTCTTAAATTCTCTGTGAAAGAAGATGGGTAATAAGTAATTGTTCATCTCTGTATCTCACTCTTATATGCCTAGCACAGTGAGGGGCGTCCATAACTGATGTAAATAATTTAagtttagatattttaaataaaaatccaaTACTGTTAGCAACAGAATATGTATAGTCCTGAGTTACAAATGATAACCAAGTGTCTGGAGTTTTTCAGAGTAAATTACCCACCTATCTCTATTTCTGTTGAGcatatttcatttgcattttctcttttcttcttttcctggtaTCTTGTAAGTGAATTTATAGAACTAAAAGGGATTATTTTTCCTCATTGTACAAAACACATTGGTGTATAATTCTGTAAGTAAGCAGCTTAACTATCCTACCTTGGGAAGCATGTGACCTTGATGATACTGTATGATGATACTCAAATGCACTGCCTGTTCTAACATCCATATCTTTTGATTCTAATTTCAGGGATCTTGCTATATCACAGCGCTTTCCTTTCATATTTCATGACTTGTGCTAATTCAAATAAATTTCCTAATTATGgaacaatttattttataaacctaTCTTCTAAAGAACTCCCCCAGGTAAGCCTTCAGATAAGACTATAGCCCCAACTGACAACTTGATTTTGAGAGATCTTGAAGCAGAGTTACTCATCTAAGCTATATCCAGTTTCCTGATCCACAGGAActgtgaaataaatatatgtttgtcATTTTAAGCAATTAAGTTATAGGGTAATTCATTatatgaaaataactttaaaaatatttagtaacaTGAGAAAATGTTCATATGTTCATTGTTTAAATTACTGGTCAAATGGTTATTTATCCAtagcaaaacaatgaaaaaactcaggctgtaaataacaaaaatattgcTTAAAAACAGACTGTGCACTCACATATTTGTTACTTGAACTAATAATTTCCtataatatttctatttattgaaaatattttcaagactgTTATAAGCCTGCCTTGTAATATCATATAATCTTACTTGTAATTAGCATTTTGCTAAAGAAATGACACCAAACATTGAAGATATTACAGTCTGCTgcctaaaataaagaaaaatttgccAAGATTAGAAGATTCTTCTAAGTCTCTAGAAAtcatagttaatttttaaaagcagaagactataatatacatgtatgattctaatttttaaaatacatatggttttgaaagaatagaaaacagggcttccctggtggctcaggggtaaagaatccatctgccagtgcaggagatgtgggttggatccctggtccagggagacccCACATGcggtggggcagctaagcccatgtgccacaactactgctgagcctgtgccctagagcctgtgttccacaacagagaagccacagcagtgagaagcctgagcactgcaaccagagagcagtgcccacttgccacaactaaggaaaagcccatgtagcaacaaagaccagcacagccaataaataaataaaattttaaaagatggactCAATTCCAtgaaggagtttttaaaaaaatataaaacaagtgtTCCTCTTTGGATGGTGGAATTATAGgtaatttaaatttcttctttgtaCTTTTATCTGCTCCCCAATTTTTCaaatgcatatattattttttatcatcaaatacgtctttttaaagaaagtcaAACTGATAATTTGATGCAACACATTTTAACTGCTTCAAACCAAGATTTAATGTGAATAAAAGACTCAATCAGTTTATGAAGAGAGGAAAATAGCACTGAACCCATATTAAGATTTAGGGGATAGCACTCAATTAGCAAGTAAAAAATCAATAATGTAATTGatatctaaatttcttttttaaaaaaagatgaacaagTAGCCTCAATGCTGAGAGTCAGGTGAGAGTTGAGTTAATGCAGGGTTCAGAAGCAGGAATGAATTTGTGAGGGGATATGACAGACGAGCTCCACAGTACTGGTTACTAACAAACTAGAACATCAAAGAGCTGAGAAACTCCTCCATCTCCCATAAACTCAATATTTATCACCTATGACTtacccggagaaggaaatggcaacctactccagtattcttgcctagagaatcctgtggacagagaagcctggtgagctgctgtctgtggggtcgcacagactcggacacaactgaagcaacttagcatgcatacatgcattggagaaggaaatggcaacccactccagtattcttgcctggagaaccccggggacagaggagcctggtgggctgccgtctatggggtcacacagagtcggacacagctgaagcgacttagcagcagcagcgcatGATTTACCCAAATATGCTTGAATCTTACATTCTAGCCCATATCAACTTCGAGGATTTTTTCTCTGTACAGTATAAAGTGTGTATTCTATTAAAGCTTTACGTATAGGGAGAAGGGGAAAGTTGTTTCAGATTTTAGGACttggtaaaattaatttttgttgagccatttctcacttctctgagtgCAGACAGGTCATTCATCCAAGACCCAGACgaagttcttttgaaaaatgatacCTTGATATTACAAAATATCAAACCTAAAAGGCTCCACTAAACAAAATGAGTTTACCCTCAAAA
This DNA window, taken from Cervus elaphus chromosome 33, mCerEla1.1, whole genome shotgun sequence, encodes the following:
- the LOC122688566 gene encoding ATP synthase subunit g, mitochondrial-like is translated as MAQFVRNLPEKALALVNTAVTYSKPRLATFWYYAKVELVPPTPAEIPTSIQSLKKIINSAKTGSFKQLTVKEALLNGLVATEVWMWFYVGEIIGKRGIIGYDV